A genomic window from Shewanella vesiculosa includes:
- a CDS encoding DUF3857 domain-containing transglutaminase family protein: MVRFLDHMAHGHRLLLSAALALCSIYFITFYSPLVAASPIHAELPRQSFNSQWHLGDHQNQGLLVDNVPNWVTPIAYDLPDKVPSSELADGVYYLLIDEQSKVTADGSLTQFNHYATKAMTPKGLEAVSQISITFDPAYQKIIFHKMNVIRDGVVIDKKADSEFNLQQVESGQRLIYDASKTASWFLHDIRVGDIVDYQYSIVGTNPVYQGIYSDSRRLQWDVPVHQQFLRIIWGKKQPLNFSVNNTEMKFTQTQLGNEIDYQLMLKDMPVSKYYSDAASWFHPYASAYWSEMDSWQQVREWAQALFAPQIDQNQAIQELVNQFRSADTQAEQIMLALNFVQQDIRYLGIEIGANSHLPAKASDTLAKRYGDCKDKSVLLIALLRGLGIQASPVLVNTKEGKILQDSLPRASAFNHMIVKVSLDNKFYWLDPTLLNQNVALPVVFQPNYGFALVVGDNTQQLELMDSAASGSLVEFHEVYDFTQGVHGEGSLHVTTTYQGDQGTRIRGRLADIGLQSLSDNYQNYYKNSFNDLEVATPMSVSQNTQTGTTIFKEHYVIKQPWIKADNGSFGLSVYESQVSPYISMPESHGPRVLSLSHPITLSGDIKLKLLDQKWTFDKEVLNETNPFFDFNYKVTFDDSINELTLAYHYQSKVDRVEANEVDQYVAALRNVADVGSFGLVDYGTANSTTASDNDFIDDLDTDSRILLSYVFCFFIGTSFCLVSWLREKAPADDAQFYPVSTTKMSVMIFMTLGVYIYYWCYKNWQYIRTLEQSSIWPRARAFFNVVWYFPLFAKLKANNDAREQPKKLISETTAISLFVVYVIVSITYSMRDDFYVDVLILIVTFLPLALYINRINDKAGAAYQHNSRWRLRHLVIGLCVLPLYLVSIASTIGLSSQDEVIEGQQLWSRDIAFLRQHQLISEQELPVLFYSHHWFNNQVEGNGFSATKVFSYWTENGKFISYSVAIADIKDITTELNEQKDQLSTIMIEPLQGEAFRLVVSNSKNKDSQFVEQLTALWKTSQNE, encoded by the coding sequence ATGGTGCGCTTTTTAGATCATATGGCCCATGGTCATCGTTTGTTGTTGTCAGCAGCATTGGCGTTATGCAGTATTTATTTTATTACTTTTTACTCCCCCCTTGTAGCTGCTAGCCCAATCCATGCTGAATTACCGAGACAATCTTTCAATTCTCAATGGCACCTTGGGGATCATCAAAACCAAGGCCTATTGGTTGACAATGTGCCTAATTGGGTTACACCAATAGCGTATGATTTACCAGATAAGGTTCCATCTTCAGAGCTTGCCGATGGGGTGTATTACTTGCTTATTGATGAGCAGTCTAAAGTCACCGCCGATGGCAGTCTAACTCAGTTTAATCATTATGCGACCAAAGCGATGACGCCCAAAGGCTTAGAAGCTGTCTCGCAAATTAGCATTACGTTTGATCCCGCTTATCAGAAAATTATTTTCCATAAGATGAATGTTATTCGGGATGGGGTGGTCATTGATAAAAAAGCAGACAGTGAATTTAATTTACAACAAGTCGAAAGTGGGCAGCGATTAATTTACGATGCCTCTAAAACGGCGAGCTGGTTTTTACATGATATTCGTGTCGGTGATATTGTTGATTATCAATACAGTATTGTTGGCACTAATCCTGTTTACCAAGGGATCTATTCAGATTCTCGACGTTTACAATGGGATGTTCCCGTACATCAACAATTTTTACGTATTATTTGGGGGAAAAAGCAACCGCTTAATTTTTCTGTAAATAATACTGAGATGAAATTTACGCAAACGCAATTAGGCAATGAAATTGATTATCAGCTGATGTTAAAAGACATGCCCGTGAGTAAGTATTATTCAGACGCTGCCAGTTGGTTTCATCCTTATGCTAGCGCTTATTGGTCTGAGATGGATTCTTGGCAACAGGTTAGAGAGTGGGCTCAGGCGCTCTTTGCGCCACAAATAGATCAAAATCAAGCAATTCAAGAATTGGTTAATCAATTCCGAAGTGCTGATACCCAAGCCGAACAAATCATGCTTGCGTTGAATTTTGTTCAACAAGATATTCGTTATTTGGGTATTGAAATTGGAGCCAACAGCCATTTACCCGCTAAGGCGAGCGATACATTGGCCAAGCGATATGGCGACTGTAAAGATAAATCTGTGTTATTAATTGCGCTACTTAGAGGATTAGGCATTCAAGCATCACCTGTTTTGGTTAATACCAAAGAGGGCAAGATCTTACAAGACTCCTTACCTCGAGCATCAGCATTTAATCACATGATAGTCAAAGTCAGCTTAGATAATAAATTTTACTGGTTAGACCCTACACTGCTGAATCAAAATGTTGCTTTACCGGTTGTGTTTCAACCCAATTATGGCTTCGCCCTTGTGGTTGGAGACAATACTCAACAACTTGAATTAATGGATTCAGCAGCAAGTGGTTCTCTTGTAGAGTTTCATGAAGTGTATGATTTTACACAAGGAGTTCATGGTGAGGGGAGTCTACATGTCACAACCACTTATCAAGGAGATCAAGGTACTCGTATTCGTGGACGATTAGCTGATATTGGCTTACAGTCTCTGTCAGACAATTATCAAAATTATTATAAAAATTCGTTTAATGATCTTGAAGTTGCTACGCCTATGTCTGTAAGCCAAAATACTCAAACCGGCACGACAATTTTTAAAGAACACTACGTAATCAAACAACCTTGGATAAAAGCTGACAATGGTAGTTTTGGTCTTAGCGTTTACGAAAGCCAAGTATCCCCCTACATTTCCATGCCAGAAAGTCATGGACCAAGAGTGTTGTCTTTGAGTCATCCCATTACTTTATCGGGTGATATTAAGCTTAAATTATTGGATCAGAAATGGACATTTGATAAAGAAGTTTTGAACGAAACTAACCCCTTTTTTGATTTTAATTACAAAGTGACATTCGATGACTCTATAAATGAGCTGACATTAGCATATCATTATCAATCGAAAGTTGACCGTGTCGAAGCCAATGAAGTTGATCAATATGTTGCAGCATTACGAAATGTCGCTGATGTGGGCAGTTTTGGTCTGGTTGATTATGGTACTGCTAATTCCACGACGGCCTCAGATAATGATTTTATTGATGATTTAGACACAGATTCACGTATTTTACTCAGCTATGTTTTTTGCTTTTTTATCGGTACTTCGTTTTGTTTAGTTTCCTGGCTGCGAGAGAAAGCTCCTGCTGATGATGCCCAGTTTTACCCAGTATCCACGACCAAAATGTCTGTGATGATCTTTATGACTCTTGGTGTGTATATTTATTATTGGTGTTATAAAAACTGGCAATATATTCGCACGCTAGAGCAATCGTCAATTTGGCCGAGGGCAAGAGCCTTTTTTAACGTAGTCTGGTATTTCCCATTGTTTGCTAAGTTAAAAGCAAACAATGATGCTAGAGAGCAGCCCAAAAAACTGATCTCAGAAACTACCGCCATTAGTTTATTCGTTGTTTATGTGATTGTGTCGATAACCTATTCAATGCGTGATGACTTTTATGTAGATGTGTTGATCCTCATTGTTACTTTTTTGCCGTTAGCGTTATACATTAACCGGATTAATGACAAAGCAGGAGCCGCATATCAACATAACTCTCGCTGGCGACTGCGTCATCTCGTCATAGGGCTGTGTGTTTTACCACTCTATTTGGTGAGTATTGCGTCAACTATTGGCTTGTCTAGTCAAGATGAGGTCATTGAAGGACAACAGTTGTGGAGCCGAGATATTGCATTTTTACGCCAACATCAATTGATCAGTGAACAAGAGCTACCGGTATTATTTTACAGTCATCATTGGTTTAATAATCAAGTTGAAGGAAATGGTTTTAGTGCCACGAAGGTGTTTTCATATTGGACTGAAAATGGCAAGTTTATCTCGTATTCAGTGGCAATTGCTGATATCAAAGATATCACCACTGAGTTAAATGAACAAAAGGATCAATTATCCACCATCATGATAGAGCCTTTGCAAGGCGAAGCATTTAGGCTGGTTGTTTCCAATTCTAAAA